The sequence TCTCCGTGTCCACGCGAATGAATGGACAGAAACCAGTCAACCACAAGATTGATGCCGATCGTCAACATCGCGATTCCGGCCGCCGGAATCAGCGGAGCGTAACCGCCGAAGTTAATCGCTTGCGCATTTTCGCGCACCATACCGCCCCAATCGGCGAACGGCGGTTGAATACCGAGACCCAGGAAGCTTAAGGAGGCGATAAACAGGAATTGGAAACAGAAGCGCAGACCGAACTCGGCGATCAGCGGTGGTAACGCATTCGGCAACACTTCGCGCCGCAGAATCCACCAGGTACGCTCACCGCGCAATCGCGCCACTTCGACGTAATCGAGCACGACGATGTTCATAGCGACCGCTCGGCTCACGCGAAAGACGCGCGTCGAGTCGAGCGCCGCCAGCGTACAGATCAAGACCGGGACCGAAGTACCGAGCACGGAGATGATCACCAACGCGAAGATCAGCGTCGGAATCGAGATCATGATATCGACGATGCGCGACATGATATTGTCGACCGCGCGCCCGGCGATCGCTGCCCCGAAGCCACCGATAATGCCGATGAAGAACGAGAGCAACGTCGTTGCCAACGCTAGCGCGATGGTGGTACGCGCTCCATAGAGCAAGCGCGAAAGCATATCGCGACCCAGGTTATCCAACCCAAGCAACGCATCCATGCTGGGCGGCGCCCAGACATCGCCAACAAACTCAGCTTCGCCATAGGGCGCGATGACCGGCGCGAATAATGCCGCCGCAAGATTGATCACGATGATGGCAAATCCGATTTGCGCGCTCAGGCTTAATTTTTGGCCAAAAATCTTCATGTGTGTAACCTAAACCTAACGCGGATGACGCAGCCGTGGATTGCTGAGGATAGCGAATAGATCCGCGAGCATATTGAGACCGACAAAGGTGCTCGCGAAGATGAGGCCACAGGCCTGCACCACCGGGACGTCGCGCTTGGAAACGGCGTCTACCATCAACTGCCCCACACCGGGATACACGAACACCACCTCGACGACGATAACGCCGACAACGAGGTAAGCCAGGTTAAGCGCGACGACGTTGATGATCGGTGCCCATGCATTCGGCAATGCGTGCTGCACGACAATGCGCCACTGCGGAAGACCTTTGAGAATCGCCATCTCGACATATGGGCTCGACATCGCCGCCACTACCGACGCACGTGTCATGCGCATCATGTACGCCATGACGACTAACACCAGCGTTATTGCCGGCATCGCCGTGACGAACAGACGCTGCCCGAATCCCATCTTGTACGTCACCATCGACAGACTCGGGAACCAACCGAGCTTAACCGACAACAAAATGATCAGCACGTAGCCGACGAAGAACTCCGGCATCGATATGGTGATCAAAGTTGCAG comes from Gammaproteobacteria bacterium and encodes:
- a CDS encoding ABC transporter permease yields the protein MKIFGQKLSLSAQIGFAIIVINLAAALFAPVIAPYGEAEFVGDVWAPPSMDALLGLDNLGRDMLSRLLYGARTTIALALATTLLSFFIGIIGGFGAAIAGRAVDNIMSRIVDIMISIPTLIFALVIISVLGTSVPVLICTLAALDSTRVFRVSRAVAMNIVVLDYVEVARLRGERTWWILRREVLPNALPPLIAEFGLRFCFQFLFIASLSFLGLGIQPPFADWGGMVRENAQAINFGGYAPLIPAAGIAMLTIGINLVVDWFLSIHSRGHGEGA
- a CDS encoding ABC transporter permease: MLRLIANRLGLGLITLFGVSVLIFIGTEVLPGDVATAILGQSATPEAVEAIRRSLHLHDPAIVRYGRWLWNLVQGDLGASLANGRPIAQQIGPRLANTFFLAGYAAVIAVPLSIAFGIIAAMRQNGYFDRITNTATLITISMPEFFVGYVLIILLSVKLGWFPSLSMVTYKMGFGQRLFVTAMPAITLVLVVMAYMMRMTRASVVAAMSSPYVEMAILKGLPQWRIVVQHALPNAWAPIINVVALNLAYLVVGVIVVEVVFVYPGVGQLMVDAVSKRDVPVVQACGLIFASTFVGLNMLADLFAILSNPRLRHPR